The genome window GGTATATTCACTTTTCCTTGACAACGAGTTTGGCTGTGTCGTTCACAGCCCAAAAAGATTCCGTACTTACTACAACGCAACACAACCGAAGCTCCGCATTTTGGGCATAAGGGATTTTGCATCAAGGTTATAATTTCTTTCTGTAAGCTCTCCCAAATGCTGTGTGTTTTGTTCTGCTTTTCTTCCGTACCTATAATAGCATCAACACCGAAGAACTGGTAAAGTTGTGTGATAACTTCCTTAGCCCTGATCGAAAGCATGAATTCAGACGTTTCGCTATGTGAGAGAATATTGAGACTTCCAAGCCAACAAACTTTATCATCAATGAAAGCGACTTTTTCGTGAAGTTTCTCGCGATAGATTAATTTCACTCCTATTTCTTTCAAGTATTTATATAAATCTACAAGTTCGGGGTCTTTTTTCTTTTCTGTTGCTGGCCTGGTTATAACATACAAAGCTACGCCTTTATCAATAAGATAACGGAATATGTCCCCCAAATTTGCCACCCGCTTTTGTGCAAGAAAGGGACTAAAAATGATTACTTTCTTCTCTGCTTGGACAAGGTCCTTTAAAAATTGTTCATAAAATTGACCTTCCTTCCATATTTCCCAATGTTTAAGTTCAGATATTTGTTGAACGTATGGGTGTCTGATCAAGATCGACTCGTTAAAGTAAGAAGGAAGGATATCTCGAGAATCAACAATTTTCCCGTTTTGATAGATAAAGTTAAGAACGTAAAGTAAGGCATCGTCCTTATTCATCCTTTGTAAAAAAAATGAATAATTAGCGACCAAGATGAGCTTCCCTTTGGCTCTAGTGACTGCAACGTTAATAAGTTTACTAGCTTCAGATGCTGTTTGTCCGTTTCCTGGGAATGAACCGTAAAGAAACTTTCCAGGATTTCGAAGTGGCGGTCCATCTACAGCATCAAAAATTATTATATCTTCTTCTCCTCCTTGAAACCTATGCACAGTAGCTACCCGTACATTTTCAATTAATCCTGTATTTTTTAGTATTGTAGCAATCAATTTTGCTTGTGCTGCATAAGGAGTAATAATTCCTACTCTTTTAATACCTGCTTCAACCGCCCCTTGAGCAATTCTACAACATAAAACAGCCTGATATACGTTAAAATGTGATTGTGACCCCCAAGGTCTAGAGCACCAAGGATTAATTTGTGAAGTATCACAAAAAATTAACGAAAAATCAGAAAAAGGTTCTTTCGCAACTATTTCTGAAGTTTTAGTAAGTGTTTCTTCGCTGGTTTCAAGTTCACCGCCGTACATCTTGGCATTAATAATTTCAACAATAGCAGGGTGCATCCGGTGTTGCATAGTGAGCTTTACAAGCCGTTCATCTGTTAATCCTGATTCATATCTATCTACGATACCAGCTTGCTCAAAAATATCTCTTTTTAACCATTTTTTTGACATATCAGTATCAGTAATGGCTATCGGAGGGAGCTGTCTAAAATCTCCTGTAACTATAAACCTTTCTGTTATTAGCCCTGATGTAAAAAAAATAGCAGGGAGAGGTGCCATACTGGCTTCGTCTAAAACCATTACTGCATAGTTACGTTTGTAAAGAAAAGGATCGAGAACAAGCTTTGATAAGGTTGCTCCCACTACAAGACAGTTGTCTAAAATTTCACGAGGCAAGTTTTCTATCTTTGCTTGGATAATGCTTATTTTCTGTTTTAGTTCCTGTAGTTTAGTATCCAGTGTTTTAAATTTTGCTTGAGCTTCCTTGCAATCTTCTACTTCAGCTTCTCTAAAAAGTTGTTCAATTCTTTCCTTAAGTTCTTCAAATTCTTTTCGGAGAGAAGACCTCTTTTCTTCAAGTTTCTTAACATGTGCTACTAATCCAGCCTTTTTTGTAAGAAGTTCTTGTTCTTTCTTTTGTTCTTCAATGATTTTTTGTTCTATTTGTTTCGGATCAAGTCCTGTAAAAAAACGAATTAAGAAAAATGTATTTTTAGCCTTTTCTAACTGTTTTT of Caldisericum sp. contains these proteins:
- a CDS encoding topoisomerase DNA-binding C4 zinc finger domain-containing protein, with translation MSEYIGWRATQGPSDINKLIAEFQEALDDEIEALKKGQGGQKIFIENGKLIDRLSEKFLYRFYVELERTIPEDTPCQVIIGPEIITAHIVSVDPNEIVLALNKNFGPFISQAIIQIAPWFLLEQLKTRLEEVSQNKLQGFNVQNALKLFGFVKPKLIKAIANQNFNETKINLNPRQKDALSKALSQEITFIWGPPGTGKTRTIAAIIEKFVEMNKVMLLTAHTNAAIDEALLKLVEILSNKELLEEGKIIRYGIPTRNDPVFNKIAFDEILARKRELLIKEKEALETEIENLKQSYRLFEKLIMLCDKLTQIIEKETSLQKDIEEIEKSILELERQLRDVKENLKHLEKQLEKAKNTFFLIRFFTGLDPKQIEQKIIEEQKKEQELLTKKAGLVAHVKKLEEKRSSLRKEFEELKERIEQLFREAEVEDCKEAQAKFKTLDTKLQELKQKISIIQAKIENLPREILDNCLVVGATLSKLVLDPFLYKRNYAVMVLDEASMAPLPAIFFTSGLITERFIVTGDFRQLPPIAITDTDMSKKWLKRDIFEQAGIVDRYESGLTDERLVKLTMQHRMHPAIVEIINAKMYGGELETSEETLTKTSEIVAKEPFSDFSLIFCDTSQINPWCSRPWGSQSHFNVYQAVLCCRIAQGAVEAGIKRVGIITPYAAQAKLIATILKNTGLIENVRVATVHRFQGGEEDIIIFDAVDGPPLRNPGKFLYGSFPGNGQTASEASKLINVAVTRAKGKLILVANYSFFLQRMNKDDALLYVLNFIYQNGKIVDSRDILPSYFNESILIRHPYVQQISELKHWEIWKEGQFYEQFLKDLVQAEKKVIIFSPFLAQKRVANLGDIFRYLIDKGVALYVITRPATEKKKDPELVDLYKYLKEIGVKLIYREKLHEKVAFIDDKVCWLGSLNILSHSETSEFMLSIRAKEVITQLYQFFGVDAIIGTEEKQNKTHSIWESLQKEIITLMQNPLCPKCGASVVLRCSKYGIFLGCERHSQTRCQGKVNIPPKIIEDAVKKLKIKCPHCKEGFMRYCMGSKGPFLGCDKYPECQYTIDLKYNKQKFDS